From a region of the Globicephala melas chromosome 19, mGloMel1.2, whole genome shotgun sequence genome:
- the DNAJA2 gene encoding dnaJ homolog subfamily A member 2, protein MANVADTKLYDILGVPPGASENELKKAYRKLAKEYHPDKNPNAGDKFKEISFAYEVLSNPEKRELYDRYGEQGLREGSGGGGGMDDIFSHIFGGGLFGFMGNQSRSRNGRRRGEDMMHPLKVSLEDLYNGKTTKLQLSKNVLCSACSGQGGKSGAVQKCSACRGRGVRIMIRQLAPGMVQQMQSVCSDCNGEGEVINEKDRCKKCEGKKVIKEVKILEVHVDKGMKHGQRITFTGEADQAPGVEPGDIVLLLQEKEHEVFQRDGNDLHMTYKIGLVEALCGFQFTFKHLDGRQIVVKYPPGKVIEPGCVRVVRGEGMPQYRNPFEKGDLYIKFDVQFPENNWINPDKLSELEDLLPSRPEVPNIIGDTEEVELQEFDSTRGSGGGQRREAYNDSSDEESSSHHGPGVQCAHQ, encoded by the exons ATGGCGAACGTGGCCGACACGAAGCTGTACGACATCCTGGGCGTTCCGCCCGGCGCCAGCGAGAACGAGCTGAAGAAG GCATACAGAAAGTTAGCCAAGGAATACCATCCCGATAAGAATCCAAATGCTGGTGACAAA ttCAAAGAAATAAGTTTTGCATATGAAGTACTATCAAATCCTGAGAAGCGCGAACTATATGACAGATATGGAGAACAAGGTCTTCGGGAAGGTAGCGGCGGAGGTGGTGGCATGGATGATATTTTCTCTCACATTTTTGGTGGGGGATTATTCGGCTTCATGGGCAATCAGAGCAGAAGTCGAAATggcagaagaagaggagaggacatgATGCATCCACTCAA AGTATCTTTAGAAGATCTGTATAATGGCAAGACAACCAAACTACAACTTAGCAAGAATGTACTCTGTAGCGCATGCAGTGG CCAAGGTGGAAAGTCTGGAGCTGTTCAGAAGTGTAGTGCTTGTCGGGGTCGAGGTGTACGCATCATGATCAGACAGCTGGCTCCAGGAATGGTACAACAGATGCAGTCTGTGTGTTCTGACTGTAATGGAGAAG GGGAGGTAATTAATGAAAAGGACCGCTGTAAAAAATGTGAAGGGAAGAAGGTGATTAAAGAAGTCAAGATTCTTGAAGTCCACGTAGACAAAGGCATGAAACATGGACAGAGAATTACATTTACTGGGGAAGCAGACCAGGCCCCAGGAGTGGAACCAGGAGACATTGTTCTTTTGCTACAAGAAAAAGAACATGAg GTGTTCCAGAGAGACGGAAATGATTTGCACATGACATATAAGATAGGACTTGTTGAAGCTCTATGTGGATTTCAGTTCACATTTAAGCACCTTGATGGACGTCAGATTGTGGTGAAATACCCCCCTGGCAAAGTAATTGAGCCAG GATGTGTCCGTGTAGTTCGAGGTGAAGGAATGCCACAGTATCGTAATCCCTTTGAAAAAGGTGATCTTTACATAAAATTTGATGTGCAGTTTCCTGAAAACAACTGGATCAACCCAGACAAGCTTTCT gAATTAGAAGATCTTCTGCCATCTAGACCAGAAGTTCCGAACATTAttggagacacagaggaggtagAGCTTCAAGAGTTTGATAGCACTCGGGGCTCAGGAGGTGGTCAGAGGCGTGAAGCCTATAATGATAGCTCTGATGAAGAAAGCAGTAGCCATCATGGACCAGGAGTGCAATGTGCCCATCAGTAA